A genomic segment from Dehalococcoidia bacterium encodes:
- a CDS encoding TRAP transporter small permease, which produces MLSRTLNKISRTIFDISDAQRKQRSKNPIPSQIFDFLIDLSAFCAALLVLGMAVTIGLNVLLRKVFLAPIEWALPMTEFSLLYITFLAAPVVLRREGHVRMSAITEQLGHEWKVRLYILGSSIGFLVCAILVWQSASATWKEIQSGAVLLQGIEVRRALVTWIIPYGFGLLGIQFFRMGYNVYRTKILGNEPRETVG; this is translated from the coding sequence ATGCTTTCAAGGACACTCAATAAAATTAGTCGCACTATTTTTGACATTAGCGATGCACAGCGGAAACAGCGATCCAAAAACCCTATACCTTCACAAATATTTGATTTTTTGATTGATCTATCAGCGTTCTGCGCGGCCTTATTGGTTCTCGGAATGGCAGTTACTATTGGGTTAAATGTTCTTCTTAGGAAAGTCTTTTTAGCCCCGATTGAATGGGCCTTGCCCATGACTGAATTTAGCTTGCTCTATATTACTTTTTTGGCTGCGCCGGTCGTCCTGAGGCGAGAGGGCCATGTTCGAATGAGCGCCATTACTGAGCAATTAGGTCATGAATGGAAGGTTCGCCTATACATTTTAGGTTCTTCTATAGGCTTTTTGGTTTGCGCGATTTTAGTATGGCAATCTGCAAGTGCGACGTGGAAGGAAATTCAGTCAGGTGCGGTTCTATTACAGGGAATTGAAGTCCGCAGAGCACTCGTCACTTGGATTATCCCGTACGGATTTGGATTGCTTGGAATACAGTTCTTCAGAATGGGTTATAACGTCTACCGAACCAAAATCCTCGGCAACGAACCTAGGGAGACAGTAGGCTAA